The following proteins are encoded in a genomic region of Clostridium kluyveri:
- a CDS encoding four-helix bundle copper-binding protein: protein MPSTMNMPAVSLMPGGHPNQSCIDACAKCAQICQECFNLCLQEADVKARISCIKTLQDCAEICSTAACYMSRESGNEKDICNLCATICDRCASECDMFKEQHCQTCAETCRMCVDECTKMVRM from the coding sequence ATGCCATCAACAATGAATATGCCAGCAGTATCACTTATGCCAGGGGGACATCCAAATCAATCTTGCATAGATGCATGTGCAAAATGTGCTCAAATATGCCAGGAGTGTTTTAATCTCTGTTTGCAAGAAGCTGATGTAAAAGCAAGGATAAGTTGTATAAAAACTCTTCAAGACTGTGCTGAAATTTGTTCAACAGCAGCATGTTATATGTCCAGAGAAAGTGGAAATGAAAAGGATATATGTAATCTTTGTGCTACTATTTGTGACAGGTGTGCTTCTGAATGTGATATGTTCAAGGAGCAGCACTGTCAAACTTGTGCAGAAACTTGTAGAATGTGTGTAGATGAATGTACAAAAATGGTAAGAATGTAA
- a CDS encoding winged helix-turn-helix transcriptional regulator, giving the protein MNSFEDKYGSCGMRYTMSIVEGEWKWIILWKIYEAKVIRYNKLKNSLEPIAHKTLSAQLKGLEISNLIHREQYNEVPPKVEYSLTEEGMTLIPILELMNKWGNEHIKK; this is encoded by the coding sequence ATGAATAGTTTTGAAGATAAATATGGCTCTTGTGGAATGCGTTATACAATGTCTATAGTTGAGGGAGAATGGAAGTGGATTATATTATGGAAAATATATGAAGCTAAAGTAATAAGATATAATAAATTAAAGAATAGTTTAGAACCCATTGCTCATAAGACATTAAGTGCACAACTGAAAGGACTTGAAATCAGCAATCTAATCCATAGAGAACAATATAATGAAGTTCCACCTAAAGTTGAATATTCCTTAACAGAAGAAGGAATGACATTAATACCAATTCTTGAACTTATGAACAAATGGGGCAATGAACATATTAAAAAATAG
- a CDS encoding IS110 family transposase, whose translation MNNRIIVPNTLILGIDIAKENHYGQFVVNGEYIKKPFLIKNTRESFECLLDSIRQLKAKYNLDYVLVGMEPTGHYWKNLAYYLKSQGIELCLVNPYHVNKIKELEDNSPTKNDKKDAKIISKLIYQGQYLNCMFEEELYVNLRLCSNNRQELKKQFISEKVRLIALLDEYFPEFKKMFSDILGKSALCILKTCPFPQDIVNIGVSELTQKLLDATHNRVGFKKAELVFNAAKTSIGVPVGLEGARYRLRLILRQLEALQKELDDVEKLMEEYLLQTGYSEYLLSIKGVGIVTAAGFLAEIGDISKYDSYKQIQKVAGLNLKETSSGMKKGKTKISKRGRSNLRNILYQAATVMVAKNAAFKEIYTHLTKRQENQLTGKQAIVALSVRLIKVMYTLCKKKTTYTHDKVHGLTSYQQAA comes from the coding sequence ATGAATAATCGAATTATAGTTCCTAACACATTAATATTAGGGATAGACATAGCAAAGGAAAATCACTATGGTCAATTTGTAGTAAATGGTGAATATATAAAAAAGCCGTTCCTTATAAAGAATACCAGAGAATCTTTCGAATGTCTATTAGATTCAATCAGACAATTAAAGGCGAAATATAACTTAGATTATGTATTAGTAGGAATGGAGCCAACAGGTCACTATTGGAAGAATCTTGCTTACTACTTAAAAAGTCAAGGGATAGAGCTATGCTTGGTCAATCCATATCATGTTAATAAAATTAAGGAGCTTGAAGATAATAGTCCAACTAAGAATGACAAAAAAGATGCCAAGATTATTTCTAAACTTATATATCAAGGTCAATACCTAAACTGCATGTTTGAGGAAGAACTCTACGTAAATCTTCGATTATGCAGCAACAATAGGCAAGAGCTAAAAAAACAGTTTATCTCAGAAAAAGTAAGACTAATAGCGCTATTAGATGAATACTTTCCAGAATTTAAAAAGATGTTTTCAGATATCTTAGGAAAGTCCGCTTTATGTATACTGAAAACATGTCCTTTCCCACAAGATATAGTGAATATAGGAGTTTCTGAGCTTACTCAAAAGCTTCTAGATGCTACACATAATCGTGTTGGATTTAAGAAAGCAGAGCTGGTTTTTAATGCAGCTAAAACTTCAATAGGAGTGCCTGTAGGGCTTGAAGGGGCCAGATATAGATTAAGGCTTATTTTAAGGCAATTAGAAGCTTTACAAAAGGAACTAGATGATGTGGAAAAGCTCATGGAAGAATATCTTTTGCAGACAGGTTATTCAGAATATTTACTTAGCATAAAAGGTGTAGGCATAGTAACAGCTGCGGGTTTTCTAGCTGAAATTGGAGACATATCAAAATATGACAGCTATAAGCAAATACAGAAAGTGGCAGGACTTAACTTGAAAGAAACCAGCTCTGGCATGAAAAAAGGTAAAACTAAAATTAGTAAAAGAGGTCGTTCAAATTTAAGAAATATTCTATATCAGGCAGCAACTGTTATGGTAGCTAAGAATGCTGCATTTAAAGAAATATATACCCATTTAACGAAAAGACAGGAAAATCAATTAACCGGAAAACAAGCAATAGTTGCACTAAGTGTAAGACTTATAAAAGTTATGTACACTTTATGCAAGAAAAAAACAACATATACACATGACAAAGTTCATGGGTTGACAAGTTATCAACAAGCAGCTTAA
- a CDS encoding radical SAM protein produces MQYILRKSLLYKTGVEYGDYTINHVQGCSHGCKYPCYAMMIAKRFGRVKSYEEWCKPKIVENVLGLLEKEIPKYKSKIKSVQLCFSTDPFMFGYKEISDLSIKIIQKLNYNYIKCIVLTKGLLPRELSNLSKNNKYGITLVSLNEDFRKEYEPGSAPYSDRIDNLKYLHNKGFKTWVSIEPYPTPNIIEQNFQQILNSINFVDRIIFEKLNYNPKATKYRDKNNYYNDLSKQTIEFCELNKIKWYIKAGTQT; encoded by the coding sequence ATGCAATACATATTAAGAAAAAGTTTATTATATAAAACAGGTGTAGAATATGGAGATTATACTATAAATCATGTACAGGGATGTTCTCATGGATGTAAATATCCTTGCTATGCCATGATGATAGCAAAACGTTTTGGACGTGTAAAAAGCTATGAAGAATGGTGTAAGCCCAAAATTGTTGAGAATGTACTTGGTTTATTAGAAAAAGAAATTCCAAAATATAAATCGAAAATTAAATCAGTCCAGTTGTGTTTTAGTACTGATCCATTTATGTTTGGGTATAAAGAGATATCTGATCTAAGTATTAAAATTATACAAAAATTAAATTATAATTATATAAAATGTATTGTGTTAACAAAAGGACTATTACCCAGAGAACTTTCCAATTTGTCTAAAAATAATAAATACGGAATAACTCTTGTATCGTTAAATGAAGATTTTAGAAAAGAGTATGAACCAGGTTCAGCTCCATATAGTGATAGAATTGACAATCTAAAATATCTTCATAATAAAGGGTTTAAAACATGGGTAAGTATTGAACCTTACCCAACTCCTAATATTATAGAACAAAATTTTCAACAAATACTTAATTCAATTAACTTTGTTGATAGAATTATATTTGAAAAATTAAATTATAACCCTAAAGCTACTAAATATAGAGATAAAAATAATTATTATAATGATTTATCTAAGCAAACAATTGAGTTTTGCGAATTAAATAAAATTAAATGGTATATAAAAGCAGGGACACAGACTTAG
- a CDS encoding IS110 family transposase encodes MIYIGIDIAKNKHDCCIIDSDGVVYNDSLRISNSRQGFELLYSSILSILPDKDISNVKIGLESTGHYSTNLQNFLYAKGFKLSILNPLATNLFRKAQSLRKTKTDKTDALVIAKMLFSDDTKSYSPVSYQIQELKSLTRHRYRLIGYRSKLKTSVNRLVDIMFPELPDLFWSIHQSSSYALLSILPSPKDIAACHLTKLTNILNTASKGKYGKDKAISLKESAANSIGTNSRSLSFELKQTIRLIQSVQHEIDSLELLIKEIVVEINSPLISIPGISYTLAAIILAEIGDIKRFTTPCKLLAFAGLDPSTYQSGKYTASHTPMVKRGSAYLRWAILMAGRTVSMRDATFSAYLSKKRSEGKHYYVAMSHVAKKLIRIIFHLLKTNATFAPQI; translated from the coding sequence ATGATTTATATTGGTATAGATATAGCAAAAAACAAACATGATTGCTGTATTATAGATTCAGATGGTGTTGTTTATAATGATTCTTTACGTATATCCAATTCCCGTCAAGGGTTTGAATTACTTTATTCTTCAATACTTTCCATTCTGCCTGACAAGGATATTTCCAACGTAAAAATAGGACTTGAATCAACAGGTCATTACAGCACCAATCTCCAAAACTTTTTGTATGCTAAAGGCTTCAAGCTCTCCATTCTCAACCCTTTAGCTACAAATCTCTTCCGTAAAGCCCAGTCTCTTAGAAAAACTAAGACTGATAAAACGGATGCATTGGTTATTGCTAAAATGCTCTTTTCTGATGATACAAAATCCTATTCTCCTGTATCATACCAGATTCAAGAGCTAAAGTCATTAACCAGGCATAGATATCGCTTAATTGGATATAGGTCTAAGTTGAAAACATCTGTCAATAGATTGGTAGATATTATGTTCCCCGAGCTGCCCGATCTTTTTTGGTCAATTCATCAATCTTCTTCCTATGCCCTTTTATCCATACTTCCAAGCCCAAAAGATATAGCTGCCTGCCACCTGACCAAGCTAACAAACATACTAAATACAGCTTCCAAGGGCAAGTATGGAAAAGATAAAGCTATTTCTCTAAAGGAGTCTGCTGCAAATTCTATTGGCACTAACTCAAGGTCTCTAAGTTTTGAACTCAAGCAAACCATTAGGTTAATACAGTCAGTACAACACGAGATTGATTCCTTAGAGCTTCTCATAAAAGAAATCGTTGTTGAGATCAATTCCCCACTTATTAGTATTCCAGGAATTTCATATACCCTGGCAGCTATAATATTGGCAGAAATCGGCGATATTAAAAGATTCACCACTCCCTGTAAACTCCTGGCCTTTGCCGGATTAGATCCCTCCACCTATCAATCTGGAAAGTACACTGCATCCCATACACCCATGGTCAAACGGGGTTCTGCCTACCTTAGATGGGCCATACTTATGGCTGGGAGAACTGTTTCAATGAGAGATGCCACTTTCTCTGCATATTTGTCGAAGAAACGCTCTGAAGGCAAGCACTATTATGTTGCCATGAGCCATGTTGCTAAAAAATTGATACGTATAATATTTCATCTTCTAAAGACCAATGCAACTTTTGCTCCACAAATATAA
- a CDS encoding GH25 family lysozyme, protein MVNHGNGSISIDTIKDTGHNFLIAKATEGSTFIDKYYNNNIAKAKALGLVNGAYHFARFTTKDKAIHEANFFKSIAADASPDFVVLDFEQQCSGDMTEACLVFLEIVATIAPALIYCNPSYIKAYLNSRITKYPLWVAHYGVSSPSTVLWPDYAMWQYTEKGQIAGISGYLDLNYMSGEFYNSIGTNEPVKPDPLIEQIKSLQYNLNIDYNAKLIVDGIVGKNTLTALKGIQDIIIKGHKSYVVLWIQQKLEQYGYLKENSYTQMLYDEPTFQAVTELQKAWGKSTSGQLNVSTWDIFLTN, encoded by the coding sequence ATGGTCAACCATGGAAATGGTTCAATCAGCATAGACACAATTAAAGATACCGGCCACAATTTTTTAATAGCCAAGGCTACAGAGGGAAGTACCTTTATAGATAAATATTACAATAATAATATTGCTAAAGCTAAAGCCTTGGGACTTGTAAACGGGGCTTATCATTTTGCTAGATTTACGACAAAAGATAAGGCCATCCATGAAGCGAACTTTTTCAAGTCCATTGCAGCAGATGCCAGTCCTGATTTTGTAGTATTGGATTTTGAGCAACAGTGTTCCGGAGATATGACAGAAGCATGTCTGGTTTTCCTAGAAATAGTAGCCACTATAGCACCTGCACTTATTTATTGTAATCCAAGCTATATAAAAGCATATTTAAATTCTAGGATAACAAAGTATCCTCTTTGGGTAGCTCATTATGGGGTTAGTAGTCCAAGTACTGTATTATGGCCTGATTATGCAATGTGGCAATATACAGAAAAAGGGCAGATAGCAGGAATAAGTGGATATCTTGATTTAAATTATATGTCTGGAGAATTCTATAACAGCATTGGTACAAATGAACCAGTAAAACCAGATCCACTTATAGAGCAAATTAAATCCCTACAATATAACTTGAACATTGATTATAATGCAAAGTTAATTGTAGATGGAATAGTAGGTAAAAATACACTTACAGCACTTAAAGGAATTCAGGATATCATTATAAAGGGTCATAAGTCCTACGTAGTCCTATGGATTCAACAGAAATTAGAACAATATGGATATTTAAAAGAAAATTCCTATACTCAAATGTTGTATGATGAACCAACTTTTCAAGCTGTAACTGAACTACAAAAAGCATGGGGTAAATCCACATCGGGACAATTGAATGTTTCTACTTGGGACATATTTTTAACAAATTAG
- a CDS encoding DUF1804 family protein — translation MADKETVRKEYETGKYTFKQLADKFNMSQGTIKSWAKRDKDNGQPWKWFNQHRHN, via the coding sequence ATGGCAGATAAGGAAACCGTAAGAAAAGAGTATGAAACTGGAAAGTATACTTTTAAGCAGCTGGCAGATAAATTTAATATGAGCCAGGGAACTATAAAAAGTTGGGCTAAGAGGGATAAAGATAATGGTCAACCATGGAAATGGTTCAATCAGCATAGACACAATTAA
- a CDS encoding PepSY domain-containing protein: MICPFCNLWDGYWRQYRINAETAIQTALQRVPGQVLRVEVDTEDSLLVYEIYIRTASGMIYEVTIDANTGEILEVDRQND, encoded by the coding sequence ATGATATGTCCTTTCTGTAATTTATGGGATGGTTACTGGAGACAATATCGTATTAATGCTGAAACAGCTATACAAACTGCATTGCAAAGAGTACCGGGACAGGTACTAAGAGTTGAAGTAGATACTGAAGATAGTTTATTGGTATACGAAATTTACATTAGAACTGCTAGTGGAATGATATATGAAGTTACAATAGATGCTAATACTGGAGAAATACTTGAAGTAGATAGGCAGAATGATTAA
- a CDS encoding type II toxin-antitoxin system HicA family toxin: MKSYSSREVIKILESHGWYLKRVVGDHHQYTDGHKLATVRHPVKDLGIKNIKSIEKQTGIKFS, encoded by the coding sequence ATGAAATCTTACTCATCAAGGGAAGTAATCAAGATACTTGAATCACATGGATGGTATTTAAAAAGAGTTGTTGGCGACCATCACCAATATACAGACGGTCATAAACTAGCAACAGTAAGGCATCCAGTTAAAGACTTAGGAATAAAAAACATAAAGAGTATTGAAAAACAAACAGGGATTAAATTTTCTTAA
- a CDS encoding type II toxin-antitoxin system HicB family antitoxin: protein MKKDIYIYPSIITQYKDNVGITFPDLPGCVSNASTIDEAIKNAKEVLALHLFGMEEDDIEIPSPSPINKIKLDKNEILLLVDVYMPLYREAIQNTSVKTTVTMPQWLKSLAEKNNINFSQVIQTAIKEKLNING, encoded by the coding sequence ATGAAAAAAGATATTTATATTTATCCATCTATAATAACTCAATACAAAGATAATGTAGGTATTACATTTCCTGATTTACCAGGTTGTGTATCTAATGCAAGTACTATAGATGAAGCTATCAAAAATGCTAAAGAAGTTTTAGCTCTGCACTTATTCGGTATGGAGGAAGATGATATAGAAATCCCTTCTCCTTCACCAATTAATAAAATCAAGCTTGATAAGAATGAAATACTTTTATTGGTTGATGTTTATATGCCACTATATCGTGAAGCCATACAAAATACTTCTGTTAAAACAACTGTGACTATGCCACAATGGTTAAAATCTTTAGCTGAAAAAAATAACATTAACTTCTCTCAAGTCATACAGACTGCAATTAAAGAAAAACTTAATATTAATGGTTGA